Proteins encoded in a region of the Anopheles ziemanni chromosome 2, idAnoZiCoDA_A2_x.2, whole genome shotgun sequence genome:
- the LOC131281522 gene encoding uncharacterized protein LOC131281522: MATKKITPMFNDYVYEAMRRIAVEQGFTPDLFSVDFDEETRMECDGYVSFVFKAIINGDDREFTVWCKVPPNDDPRSLELFKRECLFYREILNGFYEFQSEKGVSEESGEGFYATPRCYLAHCDTEKPEPEALIMLEYNEAYEKWDWDKLEPINVEHTKLLMQQLGRLHALSFALKEQRPEAFEQYKQMTDVLATQDGLVTLMKESFDRALTTMKTRFEDERDKIVAVKDAVFEALKGYFDPARAEPYYVITHGDCWINNLIYSHNQNNVATGVILTDWQSSRYASPVLDLCYFFFISAGEQFRREHMDSMLHHYHAALADFLAKLGGDASRQFPLTTLLRLMKPYRDLLGS; encoded by the exons ATGGCGACCAAGAAGATCACGCCGATGTTCAACGACTACGTGTACGAGGCGATGCGGCGGATTGCGGTCGAGCAGGGCTTTACGCCGGATCTGTTCTCGGTGGACTTCGACGAGGAGACGCGCATGGAGTGCGACGGGTACGTGAGCTTCGTGTTCAAGGCCATCATCAATGGGGACGACCGGGAGTTTACCGTGTGGTGCAAGGTGCCGCCGAACGACGACCCGCGCTCGCTGGAGCTGTTCAAGCGCGAGTGTCTGTTCTATCGGGAAATTCTGAACGGGTTCTACGAGTTCCAGTCGGAGAAGGGTGTGTCGGAGGAGTCGGGCGAAGGGTTCTACGCAACGCCCCGGTGTTACCTGGCGCACTGCGATACCGAGAAGCCGGAACCGGAGGCCCTGATCATGCTCGAGTACAACGAGGCGTACGAGAAGTGGGACTGGGACAAGCTGGAACCGATCAATGTTGAGCACACGAAGCTGTTGATGCAGCAGCTCGGTCGGTTGCATGCGCTCTCGTTTGCGCTGAAGGAGCAGCGGCCGGAAGCGTTCGAGCAGTACAAGCAGATGACGGACGTGCTGGCGACCCAGGATGGGCTGGTGACGTTGATGAAGGAGTCGTTCGATCGCGCCCTCACCACCATGAAGACGCGCTTCGAAGACGAGCGGGACAAGATCGTCGCCGTCAAGGATGCCGTATTCGAGGCTCTCAAGGGTTACTTCGATCCGGCCCGGGCAGAACCATACTATGTCATCACGCACGGGGACTGTTGGATCAACAATCTCATCTACTCTCACAACCAG AATAATGTGGCCACGGGAGTGATTCTTACCGATTGGCAATCCTCACGGTACGCGTCGCCCGTTCTCGACCTGTGCTacttcttctttatctccgCCGGGGAGCAGTTCCGGCGGGAGCACATGGACAGCATGCTGCACCACTACCATGCCGCCCTGGCCGACTTCCTGGCCAAGCTCGGTGGGGACGCGTCGCGTCAGTTCCCGCTCACCACCCTGCTGCGTCTCATGAAGCCATACCGGGACCTGTTGGGGAGTTAG
- the LOC131281828 gene encoding uncharacterized protein LOC131281828 — MLKHVQISPMRSRSDSLSMRSSTSCASSLCGSPEPPNDQLRSHSRASSYSSLNETIPQTTIKIYTACLRQDIEYKTLGISYDATSKGVVQQLLRRCKMRHRDPRLFYLTMEVTVRRPGVKSVLELDDEARPALLQACHPKGDSRFCLQQRPGGLIRVHTSALQPNSQYKSLLISEETTSDELLSLLLSCYNSIEPVEQFSLYEVCPGQEYQRKLHPDDLPLKTQLQRQQKGEIMHFLVRRNPNYPRRRSGQLLATIAETKHFILNTSLDSCTNGGSLQQPASLAHHNNHLHPAQFAHHRLSLHSTSFSLGPAGTPTNTFISDIVDGLSSLNDLPAETKSLCLKESSFVGSYPEVSLDDSTASTDSADSAESSTSSASSSSSCSSFSSLSSDTSSSSSSSSEPEVEARRNTPQKSVTNNNNDVTSPCHHGAPPEIKSKNSAQHQQPPPRPAKSSSVQLVAALTNRATLPASALASPSYNPVYNIREIRTVSHSFSSLGIDKKLVDIRASLGPEATPGTLRKASSTNGSAPPVNEMVNTDPAKGVGNFVYI, encoded by the exons ATGCTGAAACACGTGCAGATATCGCCGATGCGCAGCCGGTCCGACTCGCTGTCGATGCGTTCGTCCACATCCTGCGCCTCGTCGCTGTGCGGCAGCCCGGAACCTCCGAACGACCAGCTGCGAAGTCACTCGAGGGCATCCAGCTACTCCAGCCTCAACGAGACCATTCCCCAG ACCACAATTAAAATCTACACCGCGTGCCTGCGCCAGGACATCGAGTACAAAACGTTGGGCATCTCGTACGACGCCACCAGCAAAGGAGTCGTCCAGCAGCTTCTCCGAAG GTGTAAGATGCGCCACCGGGATCCGAGGCTGTTCTATCTCACGATGGAGGTAACCGTACGCCGTCCGGGTGTGAAATCGGTCCTAGAACTCGACGACGAAGCACGTCCGGCGTTGCTGCAAGCGTGCCACCCGAAGGGAGACTCACG ATTTTGTCTCCAACAGAGACCGGGAGGTCTTATACGGGTTCACACCTCGGCCTTGCAGCCAAACTCTCAGTACAAATCGCTGCTCATCTCGGAGGAGACGACCTCGGACGAGCTGCTGTCGCTGCTGCTTTCCTGCTACAACTCCATCGAACCGGTCGAGCAGTTCTCGCTGTACGAGGTGTGTCCCGGGCAGGAGTACCAGCGCAAGCTCCACCCGGACGATCTTCCCCTGAAGACGCAGCTGCAGCGTCAGCAGAAGGGTGAAATTATGCATTTTCTCGTGCGCCGCAATCCCAACTATCCACGCCGCCGCAGTGGCCAGCTGTTGGCAACGATCGCCGAAACGAAACACTTCATTCTAAACACCTCGCTCGACTCCTGCACCAACGGAGGTTCACTGCAGCAACCCGCGTCCCTCGCGCACCACAACAACCATCTACATCCGGCGCAGTTTGCCCACCATCGGTTGTCGCTGCACTCGACCAGCTTCTCGCTCGGACCGGCCGGCACCCCGACCAACACCTTCATCTCGGACATTGTCGACGGGTTGTCCTCGCTGAACGATCTTCCGGCGGAGACGAAGAGTCTTTGCTTGAAGGAGAGTTCATTCGTCGGCTCCTACCCGGAGGTTTCGTTGGACGATTCGACCGCGTCGACCGATTCCGCCGATTCGGCTGAATCGTCCACTTCGTCGGcgtcctcctcctcatcgTGCTCGtcgttttcctccctttcgTCCGATACATCCtcttcgtcatcgtcgtcgagtGAACCCGAGGTGGAAGCACGAAGAAACACACCTCAGAAATCGgtaaccaacaacaacaacgacgtcACGAGTCCCTGCCACCA TGGCGCACCACcggaaataaaaagtaaaaacagcGCACAACACCAGCAACCTCCACCGCGGCCAGCTAAATCCTCCAGCGTGCAGTTGGTGGCAGCGTTGACCAACAGAGCGACCCTCCCTGCCTCGGCCCTCGCCTCACCGTCCTACAATCCGGTGTACAACATTCGCGAGATCCGCACCGTGAGCCACTCGTTCTCTTCGCTCGGCATCGACAAGAAGCTGGTGGACATTCGTGCGTCACTCGGACCGGAAGCGACCCCTGGGACGTTGCGTAAGGCATCCTCCACCAACGGCAGCGCACCGCCCGTCAACGAGATGGTCAACACCGACCCGGCCAAGGGTGTCGGTAACTTTGTGTACATCTAA